Proteins encoded within one genomic window of Nitrospinaceae bacterium:
- a CDS encoding tetratricopeptide repeat protein — translation MLEPDIRMLVVEDQGELRRALVAILKRMGASVVHSVSSGEDALEILAKSPVDFILCEYTLPELNGMALLREIRTNNAYAETPFIMLTNQGQFDDEEYAEAADYDIDGHLIKPLNQKDLEDIVDEILKKRAEFKECAIRLARAAAFVDIGADTEAATEIASAQEAQPTSTRVWVESGQLFEELGDNEKAHKSYARASKIDSFCAKAYEGMANILGKEGKSEEAFEFLKKAVDLSPKNKDRQLKMTRHLLESGDEDGARVSLHKALERESDPAARSAAAADFLMESGRADLAEAEYSFALESDPDNTRYYNRLGLAFRRQKKFREAIENYKKALTVSPDDTVLYYNMAVALAESGQQTQAIGALRRALVLRPKFPQAENFLQSLQEKTESIAARN, via the coding sequence ATGCTGGAACCCGATATCCGCATGCTTGTAGTTGAAGATCAGGGCGAGTTACGACGCGCACTTGTAGCAATACTGAAAAGAATGGGCGCATCCGTTGTCCACAGTGTGAGCAGCGGCGAGGACGCATTAGAAATTCTAGCCAAATCCCCTGTCGATTTCATTTTATGCGAGTACACCCTACCTGAATTAAACGGCATGGCCCTACTCCGTGAGATTCGCACCAATAACGCCTATGCAGAGACACCTTTCATCATGCTCACCAATCAAGGCCAATTCGATGATGAAGAGTATGCCGAGGCCGCCGACTACGACATTGACGGACATCTCATCAAACCCCTTAATCAAAAAGATTTAGAGGACATTGTCGATGAGATTTTGAAAAAACGGGCTGAATTCAAAGAATGCGCAATTCGTTTGGCACGCGCTGCAGCTTTTGTCGATATCGGGGCTGACACCGAGGCTGCAACCGAAATTGCCTCGGCCCAGGAGGCCCAACCCACCTCAACCCGCGTTTGGGTGGAGTCCGGCCAATTATTTGAGGAATTAGGCGACAACGAGAAAGCACATAAAAGCTACGCACGGGCAAGCAAAATAGACAGCTTTTGCGCCAAAGCCTATGAGGGCATGGCGAATATTTTGGGGAAAGAGGGAAAAAGCGAGGAAGCCTTCGAGTTCCTTAAAAAAGCGGTGGACCTAAGTCCCAAGAACAAAGATCGCCAGCTTAAGATGACCAGACATCTCCTCGAATCAGGTGATGAGGACGGTGCAAGAGTCTCCCTCCACAAAGCCCTTGAGCGTGAATCAGATCCTGCGGCCCGGAGCGCCGCAGCAGCCGATTTTCTCATGGAATCGGGCAGAGCAGATCTCGCAGAGGCCGAGTATAGTTTTGCACTTGAGTCGGATCCGGATAATACGCGCTACTACAACAGACTGGGCCTTGCCTTCAGGCGACAGAAAAAATTTCGGGAAGCCATCGAAAACTACAAAAAAGCCCTGACCGTCTCCCCAGATGACACCGTCCTATATTACAATATGGCGGTGGCACTCGCCGAAAGCGGTCAACAGACACAAGCCATTGGCGCCCTTCGACGTGCCCTGGTTCTGAGGCCCAAATTCCCCCAGGCCGAGAATTTTTTGCAGTCCCTACAAGAGAAAACTGAATCTATAGCCGCCAGAAACTAA